The DNA window CCGGCACAAGTCCGAGGTCTCCTTCGGACAGCATCCGGGCGCCCAGAATATGCCGAGACGCGGCATCTACCAGCCGGTGCTGCTGTTCTATCGCTTCATCTATGGAAATAGTTTCAAGTGGGTAGGTTTTCATCTATACATCGCCGAAAATTGATTTTGGGTTCTTATCCATAAACAAGTCCACCGTACTTTCGGACAATCCCGCTTCATAAAGCATCGGTATGAACGTATCTATAAGATATGAATACCCTATTCCGCCGCGCGATTTAAGGTGCGACAGCCTTGTTATATCCACCGACATCAGAATACGATCCTGATGTCCCTTTCCGACAAGCCGTTTAATAAAGGAAACCCTCGTTTCCTCCGGCAGATAGCTGATCTTCCCGATCGTGTCGAATGCTATGTAAACGCCGCAGTCGGCAAGTTTTTCTATGTAATCAAAATCGTTTGCCAGATCCGTATGCCCTATTACGACACGGCTCAAGTCGATATTGTATTCCCCGAATATTTCAAGTTGTTCCGCCCCCATAGTACCCAGCGTCGTATGGGTGGAAATCGGGATACCAGTCTCCTGATGAGCAAGACAGGCTGCGCGGAATACCTTTTCTTCAAGAGGTAATACTGTGTTCAGGCTTGTTCCTATTTCTCCTATGACCTTCGCCCTGATCCCCGAATTGACGGGCGCTCCGTCCGGCCCTTGCTCCGAGTCCGTCATAATGCCGTCGACTATCTCGGAGACCATTATTCCTGCAAGCCTTTCAACCGGCAGCTGCTCCACCTCCGGCGGAAGAAACGGCACCTTGTAATATCCGGTTGCGGCATGAATCCTCATCCCGGTCTCTTCGGAGAGGCGTTTTAAAAAGACAACGTCCCTGCCCATGCCCCTTGCAGTAAGCTCGATTATTGAATCGACGCCTTTTTTCTGAAGGTCCAAAAGCTCGGTCCGGGTGGCCTCAAAATCGTTAAGCCTGCAGTCCGGATCATTTTTCGGTCCCGACAGATCAAGGCTCATGTGTTCGTGTGAATATATCATTACATGCTCCAGATATCACTCAAGTGCGAAAGCTATTTTGTTGACCGGCTTTAGCGCGCAGTCGCGGAAATAGTCAAGATAAAGCTTCGGCCGGTTTTCGCGGTCAAGCCTGAGGGCAAGCTCCAGAAGTCCGGACGCATTGCCGGCTCCTTCCGGCGCCATCAGAACAAGGCCACTGCCCAGCTCGGAAAGAGGAAGGGTCAATGCGGTGGCGTTGCACATATTGGCAACCTTGACAAGGTACTTGCCGTGCCCGTCATAATACTCGTTGCCGCACTGTCCCATAACCCCGCAGAGGGAATCGCCGAATCCGCAAACATCGGCTGGCCCTTCCACGGAAAGAATAGTCCGTCCGGCGCCGAACTGCCCGGCGACCCAGTCGATAAGGCTTGCCCTGGACATATCCGACGGAAGCACTTCTTCCGAATGACCGATTTGGTTCTCCGCCAGCACGGCTTTAACCGAATCGAAGACACCACTTCCTGAAAAGTTGTTGCCCAGAAGAACGACGCCACCACCCAAGCCGCGGCTATCTGAATCTTCCACTGCGAAGCATTCCGCAAAACGCACTATATTTGAAAGCGAATGCGAAACCGCCCCTACCCCGGGAATGAATCCGATCCCGTCGGTGGAAATCCTGTTGTTGCTGCAGAGAAGCCCCATTCCTTTAGCCATTATCGAGTAAAGGCTCAAAGAAAGGGCCGGACCAAGTACGGATCCCCCGCCGTCGCTACAGATGCCTATGTCGTTTATTCCGTACAGAACATTAAGAGCGGTTCCGCTTGAAGAACCCGTCATTGCCCTGCCGGTGAGCGGATTTACTAAGGATGGGTCTACAGCCCTGCCTCTGTCCGACATTCTGTCGATAGTATGCCATACGAATCCATTCTGAACCAGAACAGAAAGCAGAGACCGGGGTATACCTCCGGTCTCTTTTACTCCCATCAGCCCCGGATTCAGGCCTGATTCAGCAGCCTTGCCTGCCTCCAGCATCGTATCGGGGCTGATATCCAGCACCGAATCCCTGTGCCGGAATGCAAGGGCATGCTGTAGCGAGAGTCTGTATAAATCCATAACCGTGTTACGCCGGAAGCTGAATGAGTCCGACAAGCATCAGAATATTCACCAGCAGTCCGAACAGGATCGCTGCTATAGGTCCGACAGCCATACTTACCATAGGCTTCTTCGCATTCTTGTTCATCAGCCATACACCTATGACAAAGAAGAATCCAAGTTTCGGTACCATAGAATTTGCTGCTATGGCTCCGCCTAAAAGCAATGCAACCTCAAGGACTCGTCCCATAGCTGTCCTTATATGATCAGCACAAGCTCTGACTCCGGGGAATCTGTCCAGAAGCCTGGCTACAGCTGCAAGTAAATAAACCTCCGCAAATATTACAGCAAGGCCGACAACAAAAGCCAACAAAGGATTTGTTATAAATATTCCGGCAACAAATACAAATGTCATACCGACAGGACTATATACACCGGTAGCAATTGCAGTAGTTGCAATCAAGGGAATAAATCCCAGAGCCCTAGCTAATGCTACAAAACCTGCATCTGTCACAAGCCCCTCATTCAAAAGATTAAGGGAGATAGGATCACCAGCTATTATTGTGGCACTTGTGGCCGCTGCTACAAGACCGCCCATTGGAGCTAACAGAAAAACATTTTTCTTTATCCTGTTAACACGTTCACCAAAAAGTCCCAAAAGCTGGGTATTGGCTCCTACTGCATCAGCATCGCTTTTCTTTTCCCTGATTGCAAACACCAGCATGATCAGCATAGAGATAAAAAGTGCCATTCCATCCGGATTAAGTGAGACATTGTTGCCGTTTATAGAGAATTTACCAAATATCTCAAAGAACTGTCTGCCTGCAATTGTAATTGCAAAGGTTATTATGCCCTTCTTCATCCCATACTGGTATGCAACAACCAATACCGGAAACAACGCGAATGCTGCTACTATAGGATCTCCAACCTTGCCCAGCGGACCAAGGAAGTTAAATGGAAGCATTGCAAAAAGATCTACAACCACCTGCAATCCAACAACAAGAAAGATTCCGTACAAAGCACCTACAGTGCCGGATACAATCATTCCGAGTTTCTTATCCTTCGGACTCCATGTACCGATTATATCCGTACCCAGCAGAACGCAATGGATAAGCATAATGGATTTACCAATGGAAAATGGTATGCCAAATCCTATAACCAATCCAAAACTCAACGCAAAAGAAGTAGCTGCAAGAGACTTCTTATCCATTCTTCCTTCAAGGTACTCAGGAAGAACCGGCCTAAGACCGTCATTGAAAACCGCAATCCCTCTGTTTGCCAGAACGGATGTAAGCGCTCCCAATAGACCGATAATAACATAATTCATATATCCTCCAAATTATGAAAGGAACCTCAATATAACTGGAACTATCTGTTCCGCATGCTGAAATGTAAAACCGAATGCCTTCTTGTTCAGTTTTACTTCACGCTCTATCTCTTCATCAGTCTTGATTTTTCCGGGAATAGACAAGGTTGCACAAACATCCATTCCCAGAATCGCTGTTGCCATAGCCAAGGCACCGCCTCCTCCGGTGTTACAAGCACCGAAGTAATAATCAGCGGCATTGTTTTTTACTGCGAGCGCCGCCTCGATGTCGCCCATTTCCTTAACTTCCACCTTACCGCTACCGTGTTTTTCTATCAGGGCAACAATATCCTTTTTCCCTATCTGTCCCCCGACTACAATTCTGACCATCAGCCCCTCCTAGTCCTCATCCAATATCAGACAAATATTTATAATAAAATACTTAATCTCCGATTCCGGAATATCAAACGACAGTATCCCGACAAGCCTGTCAGTCATGTCGGTAGCCTTCTCAAATACGTCCGACTCCTTGAACTCTTCAAACGCTTCATCGTCAAGAGCTTCTACTGGCTCTTCCCGTTCAATACGCCCCAATGCCATAACGACATGCGTAATAAACCTGCTGCCGTTTTCCTCAATCAGTTCGATACCGGCGTCATCAATAAAGAACGTCCGTATCGCCTCTATATTTTCTTTAACTTTGCTGCTCATCTGGCCGGACTGTTCCAGCAGTCCCAGCCTGAAATCCAAACTCATCCGCACCTCTAATATTCCGGAAGCAATGTTCCTTTTATTACCCCTTCACGGGCAGCCGTTACCTTTTCAATATCCATATTCCGCTTGATAAAATGTCTCACGGGAAGATTATCACTATTAATAACCAGGACAGCCTCCGTAGACGCCTCGTCAGCCCCAGGCGAAGAAAGCTCTCTAAAATTAAGTTCACC is part of the Alkalispirochaeta americana genome and encodes:
- a CDS encoding YhfT family protein, whose product is MNYVIIGLLGALTSVLANRGIAVFNDGLRPVLPEYLEGRMDKKSLAATSFALSFGLVIGFGIPFSIGKSIMLIHCVLLGTDIIGTWSPKDKKLGMIVSGTVGALYGIFLVVGLQVVVDLFAMLPFNFLGPLGKVGDPIVAAFALFPVLVVAYQYGMKKGIITFAITIAGRQFFEIFGKFSINGNNVSLNPDGMALFISMLIMLVFAIREKKSDADAVGANTQLLGLFGERVNRIKKNVFLLAPMGGLVAAATSATIIAGDPISLNLLNEGLVTDAGFVALARALGFIPLIATTAIATGVYSPVGMTFVFVAGIFITNPLLAFVVGLAVIFAEVYLLAAVARLLDRFPGVRACADHIRTAMGRVLEVALLLGGAIAANSMVPKLGFFFVIGVWLMNKNAKKPMVSMAVGPIAAILFGLLVNILMLVGLIQLPA
- a CDS encoding amidase, whose translation is MDLYRLSLQHALAFRHRDSVLDISPDTMLEAGKAAESGLNPGLMGVKETGGIPRSLLSVLVQNGFVWHTIDRMSDRGRAVDPSLVNPLTGRAMTGSSSGTALNVLYGINDIGICSDGGGSVLGPALSLSLYSIMAKGMGLLCSNNRISTDGIGFIPGVGAVSHSLSNIVRFAECFAVEDSDSRGLGGGVVLLGNNFSGSGVFDSVKAVLAENQIGHSEEVLPSDMSRASLIDWVAGQFGAGRTILSVEGPADVCGFGDSLCGVMGQCGNEYYDGHGKYLVKVANMCNATALTLPLSELGSGLVLMAPEGAGNASGLLELALRLDRENRPKLYLDYFRDCALKPVNKIAFALE
- a CDS encoding PRD domain-containing protein; the encoded protein is MSLDFRLGLLEQSGQMSSKVKENIEAIRTFFIDDAGIELIEENGSRFITHVVMALGRIEREEPVEALDDEAFEEFKESDVFEKATDMTDRLVGILSFDIPESEIKYFIINICLILDED
- a CDS encoding phosphotriesterase family protein, whose protein sequence is MIYSHEHMSLDLSGPKNDPDCRLNDFEATRTELLDLQKKGVDSIIELTARGMGRDVVFLKRLSEETGMRIHAATGYYKVPFLPPEVEQLPVERLAGIMVSEIVDGIMTDSEQGPDGAPVNSGIRAKVIGEIGTSLNTVLPLEEKVFRAACLAHQETGIPISTHTTLGTMGAEQLEIFGEYNIDLSRVVIGHTDLANDFDYIEKLADCGVYIAFDTIGKISYLPEETRVSFIKRLVGKGHQDRILMSVDITRLSHLKSRGGIGYSYLIDTFIPMLYEAGLSESTVDLFMDKNPKSIFGDV
- a CDS encoding DUF2620 domain-containing protein is translated as MVRIVVGGQIGKKDIVALIEKHGSGKVEVKEMGDIEAALAVKNNAADYYFGACNTGGGGALAMATAILGMDVCATLSIPGKIKTDEEIEREVKLNKKAFGFTFQHAEQIVPVILRFLS